In the genome of Excalfactoria chinensis isolate bCotChi1 unplaced genomic scaffold, bCotChi1.hap2 Scaffold_68, whole genome shotgun sequence, one region contains:
- the LOC140265158 gene encoding olfactory receptor 14J1-like codes for MPNSSSISEFLLLPLADTRQLQLLHFWLLLGIYLAALLGNGLISTAVACDRRLHTPMYFFLLNLALLDLGSISTTLPKAMANALWDTRAISYAGCAAQLFFFLFFLSAEYYLLTVMSYDRYVAICKPLHYGTLMDSRACATMAAAAWGAGALCSVLHTASTFSLPLCQGNVVNQFFCEIPQILKLSCSESNLREVVFIIFSISLAFGCFVFIVVSYVQIFMAVLRMPSEQGRHKAFSTCLPHLAVVSLFLCTSFFAYLKPPSVSSPSMDLMVALLYSVVTPTVNPLVYSMRNREVKDALRKVMTTCVSKAVNCPSLGIHGL; via the coding sequence atgcccaacagcagctccatcagcgagttcctcctgctgccgttggcagacacgcggcagctgcagctcctgcacttctggctcttgctgggcatctacctggctgccctcctgggcaacggcctcatcagcacagccgtagcctgcgaccgccgcctgcacacccccatgtacttcttcctgctcaacctggccctcctcgacctgggcagcatctccaccactctccccaaagccatggccaacgccctctgggacaccagggccatctcctacgcaggatgtgctgcacagctctttttctttctcttcttcctctcagcagaatATTACCTTCTCACCgtcatgtcctatgaccgctacgttgccatctgcaagcccctgcactacgggaccctgatggacagcagagcttgtgccaccatggcagcagctgcctggggcgctggggctctctgttctgtgctgcacactgccagtacgttttcactgcctctctgccaaggcaatgttgtcaaccagtttttctgtgaaatcccacagatcctcaagctctcctgttcagaatcaaatctcagggaagttgtgttcatcatttttagtatcagtttagcctttggctgctttgttttcatagttgtgtcctatgtgcagatcttcatggccgtgctgaggatgccctctgagcagggacggcacaaagccttctccacgtgcctccctcacctggccgtggtctccctgtttctctgCACCtccttttttgcctacctgaagcccccctctgtctcctctccatccatggacctgatggtggcacttctgtactcagttgTGACTCCAACAGTGAACCCCCTcgtctacagcatgaggaacagggaagtCAAGGATGCATTGAGGAAAGTGATGACCACATGcgtttcaaaagctgtgaactgCCCATCGCTTGGAATTCATGGCttgtaa